The Capsicum annuum cultivar UCD-10X-F1 chromosome 3, UCD10Xv1.1, whole genome shotgun sequence genomic sequence tattattcatagaaattattgAGGATTTAACAGTGAACACGTGCAAaacaaaaacacacacaaaacaaaaaaaggaggAGGCGAACAGTTAACACTTGTATAGATCATATATAAAGGTTGACTAATAAttgatatatgaaataaatatacatgactccaataaaaaaaaataaaaaaaaaggaggagGAGGTGAACAGTGAATACTTGCAAGTCGCTGGGCCCCGGGCGACTTGTAAGTCGTTGGACCAATAGCGTTTTGTCCGTTTTGATTTTTTTCGAAAGTAAGTTTtccttttgaaatttttgataaaaaaaagagtCATTTTGACTCCGGACTCATTTGAAaaacattaatcactttttaGAGCAAACCAATTCGGCTCTGTAGGTGAGTACTTTTGGTTTATTAACTTTTGATTAAAGTTTGATCCGTAGAAATAATCTTTTCGAGTTCTGCCCAACTAGTGTGAGTTGACATCAACTTTGCCCTTACATAATCCAAAATAGGGACTAGTGTGATGACAGCAGACATTACTTTACACAGGTGATGACTCAGTTGGAATCTATAAGCAATTATTAAAGTAAGTTTTAATAGAAGTAAAGTTGGTATAATTAATATTACATCCTATCCTTCagtaatattatttttctttttcgaaATGTTAGCACTTCCTTTTCAAACCTCAAATTCTGTAAGGGGTGGTTTGACTGGAGGGGAGTGGTAAAGATCACTATTTAGTAAGAGATTGTTTTATCTTACTACTGATCGACGATGAAAATATTATCTAGTCTTACGATTATTTCAGCTCACTATTTAGTATAAATGGTACAAAATGATGGTataacttattttatatatactgaAAATGGgatattcttatttatttcatttcaCCAACCAAACGACCTGTAAGAGTCTGAGCAAAAGGACCAAGATCGCATAACTCCTGTAAAGGCAACTAAATAGTTTTTTTAGGGAAATGGCTGGCCAAATTGCCAATAAAGATTAAATGGTAGTCGTTGGcagattttctttttaataatatgCAGACAAGAGGACAAATGTGAACGCATTCACACATCTAAGAATAGTATAGACATATTAATTAAGCATGCGAGGGTGAAAATTAGAAAAACAAATTGAATTAATGGATGACATGCATATTGTTTATGGCCATAAGGTCtgacaaattcaaataaatatattaagtGGATGAAGCAGAATTGAATTCTAGGCATGAAAAACTCATTTTCCACTTAAAGTCATGAATAATGATTATACAGTATAAAAAACAAGAAATTAGCTGTTAAACATGTGTGAATATAAGAATTGCTGAACACATTCCAGCATCTCAAAATTGAAATACAACTTCAAATTAAAATGCACTTCCAAATCGTTTTTGTTAAAATCACgttggattaaaaaaaaaattcaaaataagtgTTTTTTACTCCGTTCAAGAGataatttgatcaatttttaaagctaaattaaattaaattaattcaatatctaaaaattgaaatttaaataattaaaaactatttaaaaaatatattttaaaatgttgataaaaaattatattatttacgTTTTAAAGAAATTGTGACGAGTCAAATAATTAATGGAAGGAGTATATCATAAGATTGAATCCTACGCTAAAAGGGTTGGGTTCAGATGGATTTCTCGAACAGTATTGGACTCATTACGTAATGTTTAATATGGTCAGTAGGGTTGTGTGCGTAACCCTTGAAAATTAGTAATGAAACTTGTCTAATGATGATTAGTACAATTGGAGAGAGCatttcaaattgataaaaatccacTATCTGCTTAATTCTGGTAGCACATAGGATTGGTTTTGTTTGGCCCCTGGTTTTATTTAGTAATCTTTGACCTCTACAAATTAAACTCAGTAATATAGCGTAAACATAAATCATACGTATATTCACTCCATATTAATTTATGTGacttttattgtttttaatttatttaaaggaaaagttattttttatccttaataaTATAACTTAtacaaatatctaaattttgttttaaatcacaattctgaatttttttttttcttaaaatttatgtcaagtcaaataatatcatataaattaagaCGGATGGAAGTAATATATACGTAATTCCATTATAAAATCCTCCCCATTTTTACAGCTATATCAGACAACGTCCCACCACCTGGCAGCTCCCCATCAATAGATATCAAGATTTGCAGCAAATTGCAACACTAGTTCTCAAATTTAATTTGTTGAGTTCTCTGTGGGTTAACTAATTTCCTGCATGAATATTGGGAGGATTTTGCTGGGTAAAACAAGTCTACCTGCAGGTCACTATTATTCTCTTatatcaaagaagaagaagaagatgacgaacaagaaaatgagaaagggatatgaaaagagaaagatGATGATGAGAAAGAGATCAATGGAAAACAATAATATGGTACAAAAGTTGTATGATACTTGCAAGCAAGTGTTTGCAAATGGTAAGGCTGGCTATATTCCTCCTCCTCCAGACATCCAACGACTGACATCGCTACTAGGTATGTCTCTATGCCTGCTTCTGATAACTGCTCATCAGTATTTTcactaagaaaattcaaaatataaaaaagttaaaacacAGGTAGTGTTATGAATTCGACAGTATTATGCAAATCacaatcaaaaagaaaaacaagaagagcacatagatttacgtgaaaatccttgcgggaaaaaccactGATAAAGGCAGAGGAAATTCACTATGAAGGAGAGGAGTACAAGGTTGGAGACGTAATTTTTGTTACATCCAAAAcgacccactaaatgcacttatataatacatgcgtacaaataaatcctaaACCCAAATACATAAAGGTTCGGGATTGAGCCTATCGgtccgatccctacgctaccaccacaaaccccacaaaaaatcacaaacatgggtcgcacagCGAAACTTTCGGACCAGATCAACATATCAACTCTAACACGTAGAGTAACAAGTTTAAAGATTTCAACATCTCTGGATGAATTTAACCCCTTAGCATTGCAATTATTCATCTTAGTATATAGTATATTAATAAGCAAAAAGATATTAAGTATGGATAAAGATAGTATTCATTTTCACCTTAAAATCTCAAGTTTAAGCTTTTTGAATCTGTGTACATATTGTTTActgtattttatcaaatataaccCCTTTGGGATAGGGGTGGAGATCGATGTGACACTTTTATCAAGTACTTTAATGATTTGATTATTTACCAGTGTATGGAATTTAGGAGTCATTTATTTCCTTTATCTGTTGACTGCGTATTCTCTTTCATAAAAGGAGTATTCACATCTCATTACGTGGCTTAATTAATTAATGAGCTAATGAAGCTTGCTACATGAGCCTAATAAATTTTCTACTCTATTAATTAGATTGTGTTGGTATGTACTTTGCTGGCTCATGACAAAttaataaactttttatatcATGGAGGATAGGTCTTATTATTTCGAAATTGAACATTATACAGTTATAATATTCTAGTGCTAATTTCACATATACCAGTTAATCTCTCAACACTAATAATTcattattcaaattttgaatctagATCTCGTCACAATTTTCAAGATGTGATCATACTTTATTAAGTGAATGaggatttaattatttttcaagcgTATGGAATTAAATAATTCGTAATTAGCCATTAGCTAACTTCCTCTATTTGTTGACAGCTACTCTctctttaattcaaaattttcacaCGCCGCTACATATCAAAAAATAGCCAAGTTCGAGCAACTAAACTACTGATATAGTTTaggtaaattaaaataaaacgcgtcaaatttaaagtaatttttataTGTTGCGCCTTATAATTTTGTACTAACGCATGTCAGATACTTTGGAGCCAAAAGATTTCAAGTTTACAGCACCTAGCTTGGAAGCTTCATGTGCAAGTCCTGGAACCAAGGAAGCTCCTCTTGTCACCTACATTGAGCTCCACGAATGCAACAAATTTTCGGTATTATATACTCTCTTTGTCTTAATTTAAGTGTCTTACTTTCCTTTCTAGTTTGTTCTAAAAAGTGTATTGTATCTTTTACATTTAGTAAGTTTTCCAATTTCAATATTATCCTACATGGCATGTTGATCAACAAATACAAAAGTCTCCTTTTACCTTTTTGCATTTTTGATCTTTTAAATAAGTGTTAATGAAAAATGTTGTTGATGCTCTATATATTGGAAttaattctttcttattttttttaaaaaaataaattgtagaTAGGGCTCTTTTGTTTGCCGCCTTCTTCAGTAATTCCTCTTCATAATCATCCTGGCATGACTGTGTTCAGCAAGCTTCTAGCAGGAACCATGCATGCTACGTCATATGATTGGGTGCAGATCAATCACGACCAAGTTAATAATAACTGtaagaaaatcctttaataattctGCATATTTATTCATCTATTTAAACATGATACAAGTAgttaaattaaaagaattttaatttagTGCACAACTGACACTAATTGAACCTCGATTTCACCAGGTAAGTTACTAATAGTTTCACTAATTATGAGCAGCTAGCTACCTGCAATTATTGTTTAGGTGACGTGATAATGTAGAATTATTTTACATAGGTGCTGTACATTACCACGTACTCCCTCTCGTCCACTTTGTTTGACGCGATTAAAGAGATTTTTTTATAGCCACGCAAAATTGCTATAACATATTTAAATCTACAAGTTTTGATATATCAACCACAGATATATGACATCTTTATAAACTTCTAAGTTTTTTAaagttttcatttctttcttaaactcagatacagtacgcgAGCAGCAGGAATCAAGGATGAGATTGGCAAAGGTTCATGTTGACGGAGAGTTCACAGCACCATGCAATACTACAGTGTTATTTCCTGAATCAGGAGGAAATATACACAGCTTTAAGGCTATAACACCTTGTATCCTACTGGATGTTTTAGGACCACCCTATTCCCAAGTTGAAGGTCGTTACTATCAACATTACACTTATGATGACACTAGTTTTTCCGGTACGAAAAATAAACATCTTTACTCCATCTGTCTCATATTAATTGTTAAgattactaaaaatatttctcTGTCTCATATTAATTGTTAagattactaaaaatatttttctcagaATGGAACTAATTATTTTTGTCCCATTTTATTCTTAGCGTTAAATGttcttaaaaaaaaagattgGTTGATTCTTGGTTCATAAATAAAATGCAATTTATTGGATAGAGATAATTGtatagtcaaaaaatatttttttgtttatgattGCAAAAGAGAAATGTGACAAAATAATATGAAACTGATGAGGGAATAATTGCTTGTCGGATGTATATGTACTGCTTCTTGCTATTGATATAGTATTATAATATAATTTGTGAATGGAATTGCATGCAGATGTTAAAAAAATGGAGGTGAAGGAAGATGAGACAAGATATGCATGGCTTGAAGAACGAAATGAGCAGTTCGTTATGTTAGGAGGAACATATGACGGTCCTAAAATTCAAAGATAAATTAAACCTGGCCCTCACGTATATTATATGATATAGGTAAATTATACGTTTTTGATGTAAAACAGCGTGCATTTTTTATGTACATTCAGTGCAGGTAAAAAAATGACTGCATTTCAGTCATACGTGAGTTTGCATGAGTTCAGTTGTATGTGCATAAACATCATTCATATATGTCTGAGTTTGTCCCGAAGTTGTTAGACTTGCAAATCATTAGTCACTATGAATTTGATTTAAATAGTGCTCCCAAAATTGATATAAGGGCAAACAACATAAGTTTCGATAGTTTGAAGTTTGATTATAGAGAATCTtcacattttgcataattactgaaaatctcaattttgtgtctgtcgagatacataattagttcctcatacatccaacgaagatacataatttgtTGGTATTTTTGTAATTACGTTGTAAGGTGgtgatttgtgtaaatatggtaagttaaagGTGTGTGTTTACgttatttctcctttattttgtGCACTTGGGCCTAATTTTACTCGTACTCGCTTCAGGAAAACTATATGGGCCTCCATATACAAGGCCCAAAGATTTGGATCACCCCCACCTGCAAGGCCCACAAATGAATGGACTTGCTTTAGGTGTAACTGGCCTCTCTTTGACACTCAGGGTCCTTCCCCGAATAGAGAGAGAATTATCGCCCACTACCTTTGGGCAATTTAGTTTACAAAATATGTATACAGTGTATAAGTAGCGTATAATATGTATTAATATGCATataatatacatattcatatatataatataattttacaTAACATATGCATACCACATACAACCGgatgtatatatactatatactTCGACTATATTTGATAAACTCGAT encodes the following:
- the LOC107862505 gene encoding plant cysteine oxidase 1; protein product: MNIGRILLGKTSLPAGHYYSLISKKKKKMTNKKMRKGYEKRKMMMRKRSMENNNMVQKLYDTCKQVFANGKAGYIPPPPDIQRLTSLLDTLEPKDFKFTAPSLEASCASPGTKEAPLVTYIELHECNKFSIGLFCLPPSSVIPLHNHPGMTVFSKLLAGTMHATSYDWVQINHDQVNNNYTVREQQESRMRLAKVHVDGEFTAPCNTTVLFPESGGNIHSFKAITPCILLDVLGPPYSQVEGRYYQHYTYDDTSFSDVKKMEVKEDETRYAWLEERNEQFVMLGGTYDGPKIQR